The following proteins are co-located in the Frigidibacter mobilis genome:
- a CDS encoding DMT family transporter yields the protein MQRKDRIDMFGAVSLTGFALFLAINQVVIKLVNEGLQPAFFAGMRSALAVLCLWAFMAWRGRPPRLTREMALPGVLIGLCFSAEFLLLFLALDLTTVTRSAILFYSMPVWMALGAHLWMPGERIGPAKAAGLALALAGVAWALLDRAAGRPRRGTRPAFWGTCARLAPPSAGPAPRCWPARPGCAPNGRKCSCSGRCWSRPRCC from the coding sequence ATGCAGCGCAAGGACCGGATCGACATGTTTGGCGCAGTATCCCTCACGGGGTTTGCGCTGTTCCTGGCCATCAACCAGGTGGTCATCAAGCTGGTGAATGAAGGGCTGCAGCCGGCGTTCTTTGCCGGGATGCGCTCTGCCCTTGCGGTGCTGTGCCTCTGGGCCTTCATGGCATGGCGCGGCCGCCCGCCGCGGCTGACGCGCGAGATGGCGCTGCCCGGTGTGCTGATCGGGCTCTGCTTCTCGGCCGAGTTCCTGCTGCTGTTCCTGGCGCTGGACCTGACCACCGTCACCCGCAGCGCGATTCTGTTCTATTCGATGCCGGTCTGGATGGCGCTTGGCGCGCATCTGTGGATGCCGGGCGAGCGGATCGGGCCGGCCAAGGCAGCAGGGCTGGCGCTGGCGCTGGCCGGGGTTGCCTGGGCGCTGCTGGACCGGGCGGCGGGGCGCCCGCGCCGGGGCACGCGCCCAGCCTTCTGGGGGACCTGTGCGCGCTTGGCGCCGCCATCGGCTGGGCCAGCACCGCGCTGTTGGCCCGCGCGACCCGGCTGCGCACCGAACGGCCGGAAATGCAGCTGTTCTGGCAGGTGCTGGTCTCGGCCCCGGTGCTGCTGA